Within the Halomonas sp. HL-93 genome, the region CACTACGATGCCGATCTTAAGGTTTACATCGTGCCTGGGGTTACCCCGCAGAACCCGTTACGCATTGCCAACGCTTACCCGCCTGGGGAAATGCCTTCCCTGGAGGCTTTTCAGCAGACGGAAAACCTGATTAGCGGCGTGAGCGTGATACTCGAAAAGCCGAAGCGTAAGCGTGGTTTTGATAAGGTCCAGTTGGAAAAGCTTATCATCTTTACGCAACAATTAGCCGCCTTAGGCGGCGAGATACTCGATGCCCAGCGCCAAGTCGCTACGCTTAAAACGTTCAACGCTATACGGTACAAATAGTCCACCAACGAGGCTGGCTGTATATTCAATAAAAGAATAAAAAGTGGCTTTAATATTCTTTTGTTCGCTTTTTTCGATGCGCTTAAAATAGCCATCATCAACGCCACATGGCTTTCTGTGCGGCTATTTGAATCGTCGGAATATCGACCTAACGAGGTAACAGATTCATGCGACTAACACGCACGCTGAATATGACCCTGGGCGCGTTTGCATTAAGCATTGCCAGCGGGTTATTTGCCGCCACTACCCAAGCCGATACGCTGAAGGTTGGCATGTCGGGCGGTTATTTCCCCTTTACCTTTGTGGAGCAAGACGAACTCAAAGGGTTTGAAGTCGATGTCATGAACGCCGTAGGTGAGATAACCGGCGATGACATCGAGTTCGTGACGGCAAGCTTTTCTGGCTTGGCCGGTATGCTGGAATCTGGACGGATCGATACGATTGCCAACCAGATTACGATAACTGAAGAGCGCCAAGCGAAGTATGCATTCACCTCACCGTATGTTTACGATGGTGCGCAGGTAGTGGTTCGGGCAGGTAACGACACCATTCAAGGCGTTGAGGACTTATCCGGTAAAAGCGTCGCCGTGAACCTCGGGTCTAATTTCGAGCAACTGCTACGTGAACTGCCCAATGCTGATGAAATCGATATCCGCACCTACGAGTCTAACGTCGAGCAGGACGTGGCGGTTGGCCGGGTGGATGCCTTCGTGATGGATCGAGTGAGTGCCAGCCAGGTCATTAGCGAGCGCAATTTGCCGCTTGAGTTGTCTGGGCAGCCATTCAATACCATCGAAAATGCGCTACCGTTCCGTGATGATGAAGAAGGCCGTGCCCAGCGCGACCGTGTTGACGCAGCGCTCGAAGAACTGCGCGATAACGGAACGCTAGCGGATATATCGCAGAAATGGTTCGATACTGACATCACCCAACCATAATCGAGGCTCTCGCCTGTTGATGGCGGCCGTGGCAATGCCACGGCCGTTTTGCTTATAAGCGACGTAACTATGCTGAATGTGGAGTATATGTGGGGCCTGCTGCCGGTCCTGTTAAGGTATTTACCGTTAACGCTGCAGATGGCGACTATCGCCATGCTGTTTGCGCTGATTATCGCCTGTCTGTTAGCGGTAGTTCGAGTCTCGCGGATACCGGTGCTGAATGGTGGGGCACTGCTGTTTATTTCGTTCTTCCGCGGAACGCCGCTGCTGGTGCAGCTGTTTCTGTTTTACTACGGCCTACCGCAACTGATTGATGCGCTCATTTCCATTAATGGCGTGACCGCTGCCGTGCTGGGTCTAACGCTGCATTTCTCCGCGTACATGGCGGAATCCATTCGTGCGGCCATTGTAGGTATTGACCGGAGCCAGACCGAGGCGGCGCTTTCCATCGGCATGACCCAGTCGCAATTGATGCGCCGTATTATCCTGCCCCAGGCAACCCGTGTGGCAACGCCGACGCTGATGAATTATTTCATCGATATGATCAAGGCCACCTCGCTGGCGTTTACCCTGGGTGTCACCGAGCTAATGGGCGCTACCCAAAAAGAGGCCTCAGGAAGCTTTCTCTATTTGGAAGCGTTCTTGCTAGTGGCGATTATTTACTGGGTGGTGGTGGAGGTACTCTCATGGGGCCAGCGCCGTCTGGAAACGTATCTGAATAAGGCGTATCAGCGATGATCACTCTGGAATCTGTCAGCAAGCGATTTGGTCAGCAGCCAGTGTTTACAGACATCAATTTGCATTTAGACCAGGGTGAAATCATTGTCATTATCGGCCCATCGGGGACCGGTAAATCAACTCTGCTGCGCTGTATTAACTTTCTTGAACGCCCGGAAGCGGGGCATATCACGGTAGGCAACTTACGCGTCGATGCACGCCAAGTGAGCCGCGCCGATATTCTGGCACTGCGGCGAAGAACCGCCTTTGTGTTTCAGAACTATGGTCTGTTTGCGAACAAAACGGCGTTGGAAAACATTAGCGAAGGCATGATTGTGGTAGACAAGCTGCCCAAGGCTCAAGCCGACGCGCGGGCGAGGGATATTTTGGCGCGGATTGGCTTGGCGGATAAAGCGGATGCCTACCCGGCGTCGCTTTCCGGTGGCCAGCAGCAACGGGTTGGTATTGGTCGGGCGATGGCGGCCAATGCCGATGTGATTCTGTTTGATGAGCCTACTTCGTCGCTTGATCCCCAATGGGTAGAGGAAGTGTTAAGCTTGATGAAGCAGTTGGCGGTAGAGCGGCAGACGATGATCGTCGTCACCCACGAGATGCAGTTCGCCCGTGACGTGGCGGATCGCGTGGTATTTATGGACGAGGGTGGTATTGTCGAGCAGGGCCCGCCCGAGGAACTGTTCACGGCACCCAAGGATGAGCGCACTCGCCACTTCCTGCGCAAGATTTTGGCGCCCATGGGGCAGACAGTGCCGTGAGTGTCGATAGCATTATGGTTTGCGAAAATTTCGAATAATGCTACTCTGAAGGGTAAGTCCCTTGTGTTTTTTAGGAGGAGAGGCAATGGTCTCGCTTACCGCCATGCTGCCCAGCCAAGAAGAGGCCGCGCTTGCTAAGCTATCAAGCCGGGAATTAGCTGCGTCTGTGGAAACAAAAGCCTCCACGCAGCAGGTAATGCTTTCCGGCAAGGATGGTCATGCGCATCACGTTGAAGTGCCCGTAAGCGCGCTTCGTTTGTTGGTAGATATTCTGACGGAGCTAGGTGAAGGTAATACCGTAAAGCTGATCCCTGTTCATGCAGAGATGACCACCCAGGAAGCGGCCGATTTGATGAATATGTCGCGTCCGACGTTTATCAAGTTATTGGACGAAGGAAATATTCCTTACCATCGAGTCGGGAATCGTCGCAAAGTTAAGTACACGGATGTGATGGCTTATAAGCAAGAGGTTGATCAGCAGCGGCTTGAAGCCCTTGATGAGCTGTCATCGCTGGATCAGTCACTCGGTCTGGGCTATTGATGAGTTCGTATTACACAGTGGTTTACGATGCCTGTGTCCTTTATCCGGCGCCGTTAAGAAGCTTTCTCATTCATTTGGCAATAACCGATTTGTATCGTGCTCGTTGGTCGCGTCAAATACATGAGGAATGGATGCGAAACCTGCTGGCTCAGCGTGATGACCTGTCATGGGAAAAGCTTGAGCGCGTTCGTGAGCTAATGGATAGGCACACACGCGATGCAGTCGTGGAAGGTTTTGAGTCTTTGATTGATGGGTTGACGTTGCCAGACCCAAATGACCGCCATGTGCTTGCTTGCGCTATTCATAGCGGGGCTGAGGCGATTATTACCTTTAATCTCAAAGACTTTCCAGACGCTGTTCTGGCTCAGTACGATATTAGATCGATACATCCTGATGAGTTTTTATCGGACATGTTGGCGTTAAGTCCAGGTGATGTTATCCAGGCAGCTCAGCGCCATAGACAAAGCTTGAAGAGCCCACCCTTTAATGCCGAAGAATATCTTGATTTGCTATTAAATCAGCGGCTTCCTGAAACGGTCAGTGAGCTTAGGCGCTATCGTCTAATGCTTTGATGCTTAGCGTGGTGTGTTGGCGGCGGACTTTTTACGCTGTTGAAACACCCTAGCAAGCCCGCATTCTGCGTGATAGACTATGCCATCCTCTCAGACAAGACCCGTGAGCGGGCAGCTGAAATGAACTGCTCGCTACACTAATTTGGCCGGGCTATTGCACAAAAATAGCTGCCAAATCAATTGGTTGTTACGGAAGCGTCGTATTGTCCGAGTCGGCGTGCGACGAACACATAGTTAATCCGTTGCCCTTTAATCGGCAACCTTATTCTCCAAGGAGATACCCAGTGGCGAACAGCAAGCAAGCTCGCAAGCGCGCCCGTCAGGCCGAGAACCGTCGCGTCCTGAAAGCTAGCCAACGCAGCATGGTCCGCACCTACATCAAGCGTGTGATCAAAGCGATCAACACCGGTGACCATGGCAAGGCGATGGAAGAGTTCAAGGCAGCGCAGCCGGTCATCGACCGCATTGCGGATAAAGACGTGCTTTCCAAGAAGAAAGCCGCGCGTCTGAAAAGCCGCATGAACAAGCGCATTAAAGCACTGGCGGCGTAAGCCGGCAGGCGCCTTAAAAAACCGGCTGCGGCCGGTTTTTTTGTGTCTGTGGATTGCCAATGGAAGGGTGACGAGGGCGATGACCACAAATTCGCAGCCGGAAGTCCACGAGCAGCCCCCCCGGCGTGGGTTGATGCGCTCGGGGTTGATTGTCAGCGCCATGACCATGCTCTCGCGGGTCATGGGCTTGGTGCGCGATGTGGTAGTGGCCGCATTGCTGGGCGCGGGTGACGGGGCCGATGCGTTTTTTGTGGCCTTCAAAATCCCCAATTTTCTGCGTCGCTTGTTCGCCGAGGGAGCGTTCAACCAGGCGTTTGTGCCGGTGCTTTCCGAGTACTCGACCCAGCGTGACAAGCAGGAAATCCGCGAGTTGCTCAACGCCGTGGCGGGCAGTTTAACGGCCATTCTGGCACTGATTTCGGCGCTTGCCATGCTGGGAGCACCCTGGCTGATTTGGCTGTTTGCACCGGGGTTCGGGCGAGACCCGGAAAAGCTCGCCATGACGGCGGACATGCTGCGGTTAACCTTTCCCTATTTATTGCTGATCTCGCTCACCGCCTTTGCCGGTAGCGTGCTGAACACCTGGAACCGCTTTGCAGTGCCAGCGTTCACCCCGGTATTGCTCAATATATCGCTGATTGGCGCGGCCGTGCTGCTAACGCCGTTGATGCAAGAGCCCGCCATGGCCCTGGCCTGGGGGGTGTTAATCGCCGGCGTCGCCCAGTTGGTGTTCCAGGTGCCGTTTTTGCTGCGCCTGGGGTTGATGCCGACCCCATGGCCCAACCTGGCCCATGAGGGCGTGCGGCGGATTTTGAAGCTGATGGGCCCGGCGCTGTTTGGCGTGTCGGTGTCGCAGATCAATCTGCTGCTGGACACCGTATTGGCTTCTTTGCTGGCCGCAGGCAGTGTCTCGTGGCTGTACTACTCGGATCGTCTGGTTGAACTGCCGCTGGGGGTATTTGGCGTGGCGATTGGCACGGTGATCTTGCCAGCGCTTTCCAAACGGCATGCTGACCAGTCAAACGTGCACTTTGCCGCCATGCTGGACTGGGCGATCCGCATGGTGCTGTTGCTGGGGTTGCCCGCCGCCCTGGCGCTGGTGGTGCTGGCCGAGCCGCTGTTGATCACGCTGTTTCACTATGGCGCGATGACCGATACCGATATACAAATGGCGGCGATGAGCCTGCGCGCCTACGCCGTGGGGCTGGTGGCCTTTATGCTGATTAAGGTGCTTGCGCCGGGCTTTTTTGCCCGCCAAAACACTAAAACGCCGGTCAAGGTGGCCATTTTTGCCATGGCCGCCAACATGCTGTTCAACCTGATACTGGTTTGGCCGCTGGCCCATGCCGGGTTGGCGTTAGCCACGGCGCTGTCGGCGTTTTTGAATGCTGGGCTGCTGGGTTACCTGCTTTATAAAGAGGGTGTGCTGGTGTTTCAGCCGGGCTGGGGGCGCTTTGCGGTGCAACTGGTGGGCGGCTGTGTCCTGATGAGCCTCGCGCTGTATTTTGTCGCGCCCGAATGGACGGCATGGCTTGCCATGAGCCTATGGCAGCGGGTCGCCTGGGTGTCAGGGCTGGTGGCGCTGGGCGCGGGGCTGTACTTTACCTGGCTGGGGGCGTTGGGTTTACGAATACGGCATTTGAAAATGCGTGCCTAACGCTGCACGGCAGCGGCTAGGTTCGTTATAATCAAGGGCTTTGCTGCCTGCTTCTTGGGCGGGTAAGCGGGCTAGCAACGGCTGAGGTGCCATGCGGGTCATTCGAGGTTTGCACAATTTAACGGTGTCTTCGCGGGGCTGCGTGGCGACCATCGGCAATTTTGATGGTGTGCACCGTGGCCATCAGGCGATTTTGCAGCAGTGCCGCGAGCACGCTGCCCGCCTGGGGGCGCCGTTAACCGTGGTGGTGTTTGAACCCCAACCGCGTGAGTTTTTTGCCGGCGACCAGGCACCGCCAAGGCTTACGCGGCTGCGCGAAAAGGTCCGCCTGCTGGGCCAGCACGGCGCCGAGCAGGTGCTGTGCCTGCCGTTTAACGATGCGCTGCGTAGCCTCACCGGCCGTGAGTTTATCGATCAGGTGCTGATTGACGGGCTCAACGTAAAACATCTGGTGGTCGGCGACGACTTCCGCTTTGGCTGTGATCGGCGTGGCGATTTTACCCTGCTGGAAGCCGTGGGCCGGGAGTACGGTTTTGGCGTTGAGCATACCCGTACCTTTACCGTTGACGACGAGCGCGTGTCCAGCTCGCGGGTGCGCACGCTGTTGGCCAGCGGCAATTTTACCGCCGCCGAGCGCCAGTTGGGTCGGCCCTATTCAGTCGATGGCCGGGTGGTGCGCGACCAGCAACTGGGGCGTACCATCGGCGTTCCCACTGCTAATTTGCCGATGCTGCCCCAGCCGCTCACGCTACGCGGCGTGTACGCAGTGGTGAGTGAGCTGGAAAACGGCAAGCGCTACTTCGGCGTAGCCAACGTTGGGTTTCGCCCCACGGTAGGCGCCAAGCGGCCGACCTTGGAGGTGCACCTGTTCGATTTTTCAGGCGACCTTTACGGCCAGCGCATGACGGTAGTGCCTTGCGCACGGCTGCGGGGCGAGGTGAAGTTTGACGATATTGAGGCACTGAAAGCGCAGATTGAGCGCGATCAGCGCCAGGCGCGGCGCTATTTTGCGGCCGCCGCCGCTGGCAAAAGCGCAACATTACCGCTGGCCTCGGCCCCGCTCGGGCGAGAGACCGCTTCTTCTGATTCTTCCTTGGCGGGCGATTCCGCCGATGATAACGACGGCTGACCGGATTATGGATTATAAGCACACGCTAAACTTGCCAGAAACCGACTTTCCCATGCGAGGTATGCTGCCTAAGCAGGAGCCAGGGCG harbors:
- a CDS encoding amino acid ABC transporter substrate-binding protein, translating into MRLTRTLNMTLGAFALSIASGLFAATTQADTLKVGMSGGYFPFTFVEQDELKGFEVDVMNAVGEITGDDIEFVTASFSGLAGMLESGRIDTIANQITITEERQAKYAFTSPYVYDGAQVVVRAGNDTIQGVEDLSGKSVAVNLGSNFEQLLRELPNADEIDIRTYESNVEQDVAVGRVDAFVMDRVSASQVISERNLPLELSGQPFNTIENALPFRDDEEGRAQRDRVDAALEELRDNGTLADISQKWFDTDITQP
- a CDS encoding amino acid ABC transporter permease; the encoded protein is MLNVEYMWGLLPVLLRYLPLTLQMATIAMLFALIIACLLAVVRVSRIPVLNGGALLFISFFRGTPLLVQLFLFYYGLPQLIDALISINGVTAAVLGLTLHFSAYMAESIRAAIVGIDRSQTEAALSIGMTQSQLMRRIILPQATRVATPTLMNYFIDMIKATSLAFTLGVTELMGATQKEASGSFLYLEAFLLVAIIYWVVVEVLSWGQRRLETYLNKAYQR
- a CDS encoding amino acid ABC transporter ATP-binding protein; translated protein: MITLESVSKRFGQQPVFTDINLHLDQGEIIVIIGPSGTGKSTLLRCINFLERPEAGHITVGNLRVDARQVSRADILALRRRTAFVFQNYGLFANKTALENISEGMIVVDKLPKAQADARARDILARIGLADKADAYPASLSGGQQQRVGIGRAMAANADVILFDEPTSSLDPQWVEEVLSLMKQLAVERQTMIVVTHEMQFARDVADRVVFMDEGGIVEQGPPEELFTAPKDERTRHFLRKILAPMGQTVP
- a CDS encoding helix-turn-helix domain-containing protein, which translates into the protein MVSLTAMLPSQEEAALAKLSSRELAASVETKASTQQVMLSGKDGHAHHVEVPVSALRLLVDILTELGEGNTVKLIPVHAEMTTQEAADLMNMSRPTFIKLLDEGNIPYHRVGNRRKVKYTDVMAYKQEVDQQRLEALDELSSLDQSLGLGY
- a CDS encoding PIN domain-containing protein → MSSYYTVVYDACVLYPAPLRSFLIHLAITDLYRARWSRQIHEEWMRNLLAQRDDLSWEKLERVRELMDRHTRDAVVEGFESLIDGLTLPDPNDRHVLACAIHSGAEAIITFNLKDFPDAVLAQYDIRSIHPDEFLSDMLALSPGDVIQAAQRHRQSLKSPPFNAEEYLDLLLNQRLPETVSELRRYRLML
- the rpsT gene encoding 30S ribosomal protein S20, whose product is MANSKQARKRARQAENRRVLKASQRSMVRTYIKRVIKAINTGDHGKAMEEFKAAQPVIDRIADKDVLSKKKAARLKSRMNKRIKALAA
- the murJ gene encoding murein biosynthesis integral membrane protein MurJ, whose protein sequence is MTTNSQPEVHEQPPRRGLMRSGLIVSAMTMLSRVMGLVRDVVVAALLGAGDGADAFFVAFKIPNFLRRLFAEGAFNQAFVPVLSEYSTQRDKQEIRELLNAVAGSLTAILALISALAMLGAPWLIWLFAPGFGRDPEKLAMTADMLRLTFPYLLLISLTAFAGSVLNTWNRFAVPAFTPVLLNISLIGAAVLLTPLMQEPAMALAWGVLIAGVAQLVFQVPFLLRLGLMPTPWPNLAHEGVRRILKLMGPALFGVSVSQINLLLDTVLASLLAAGSVSWLYYSDRLVELPLGVFGVAIGTVILPALSKRHADQSNVHFAAMLDWAIRMVLLLGLPAALALVVLAEPLLITLFHYGAMTDTDIQMAAMSLRAYAVGLVAFMLIKVLAPGFFARQNTKTPVKVAIFAMAANMLFNLILVWPLAHAGLALATALSAFLNAGLLGYLLYKEGVLVFQPGWGRFAVQLVGGCVLMSLALYFVAPEWTAWLAMSLWQRVAWVSGLVALGAGLYFTWLGALGLRIRHLKMRA
- the ribF gene encoding bifunctional riboflavin kinase/FAD synthetase: MRVIRGLHNLTVSSRGCVATIGNFDGVHRGHQAILQQCREHAARLGAPLTVVVFEPQPREFFAGDQAPPRLTRLREKVRLLGQHGAEQVLCLPFNDALRSLTGREFIDQVLIDGLNVKHLVVGDDFRFGCDRRGDFTLLEAVGREYGFGVEHTRTFTVDDERVSSSRVRTLLASGNFTAAERQLGRPYSVDGRVVRDQQLGRTIGVPTANLPMLPQPLTLRGVYAVVSELENGKRYFGVANVGFRPTVGAKRPTLEVHLFDFSGDLYGQRMTVVPCARLRGEVKFDDIEALKAQIERDQRQARRYFAAAAAGKSATLPLASAPLGRETASSDSSLAGDSADDNDG